A genomic region of Glycine max cultivar Williams 82 chromosome 15, Glycine_max_v4.0, whole genome shotgun sequence contains the following coding sequences:
- the LOC100817763 gene encoding uncharacterized protein isoform X2, translating into MSPIDSTGNDDRKIHQDFDFVDTQPFDTDGEEDDVCGYFEDTVPFDEDDDVLETEAVDLAGETQALDDGDAFDDVLLETEAVNLAEEIQALDDGDTQLLEEESDSDRTQVLETVDDDEVSVDNVNGEAADSKKVESSQQNSYGSMPPRFNFLHAESLRQAALACDMDLKETLDVTNSVKGTSQFCQEPLVVKDKGESFLRCSEKDGGVDQENEHGKYSVEVGGFKSKSMCKVANSTVRKLFNDVLPVETNQPSLSSNDFNEGDDLDKLPIYHGELSGLSYVNSQEPGVLSQDNALCFVDRFLKDNIMEFDQETNCLKMEGKSKSIPSTKRQHSLAKTVNDKGKARRTGIYDWDDSREDEGGGDIFLRRKEDFFKGEMRRPRSLPGFQKSKVHRLNDDKEDKKQFSIPNKRKTAVHSDSKLGMHILKVRDNIIPEATMLKRNLANELDEQFNTDCSRGEMEPNANACAQEMLDVGLDTQMAAEAMEALCNVGDIVDHVANNATHVTRSGLTYKLNNSSTGKVGSGSSKERSVQYDRKRKVDVKSKLQTSGLSKKSTKEVKQCTEDNMMTRSKRSKLNAEGNQTSSANENGRVSLSPIIAQRKSDGALKRHQLDELDNPDGNNGEGGGSSVDKRHFQDGVWHFTPIACRTRRSLAVNQLINRDIPSKSLRGGDIGIRSLEKSSGIGLQASKALNSKSTTGSSDHFEVDDNSKSCQFENSVPKASAVNVSDDVKIDTLDCPKRRRSLRIRQLSNDDKQSETLVGSSKPSAHPEDIGKSTAGKRKMRTDSVVKFHVNCQARSSSYDGSVITSVDRKQGKISEINLDKANPGDNINNSEVSSSDESPRERYKSSDLASATQAKCKMPVNDASPICMGDEYYKQSCNRNLSRSCKELHRELQSLSDIRPELLTPSKDSRKRRDMTDVRILYSHHLDEDILKHQKKILARLGVSVASSIADATHFIANQFVRTRNMVEAIAFGKPVVTHLWIESCGQASCFIDERNYILRDAKKEKELGFSMPVSLARAIQHPLLKGRRVLVTTNTKPSKEIVSNLARAVQGQVVEKVGRSVFKGNTIADNLLILSCEEDYASCVPFLEKGAMVYSSELLLNGIVTQKLEYQRHRLFADNVKKTRSTLWLKRDDRTFIPVTKSN; encoded by the exons ATGAGTCCGATTGATTCTACGGGCAATGATGATCGCAAAATCCACCAAGATTTTGACTTCGTCGACACTCAACCATTCGACACCGATG GCGAGGAGGACGATGTTTGTGGATACTTCGAGGACACAGTGCCTTTCGACGAAGACGACGACGTTTTGGAGACCGAAGCGGTGGACCTTGCCGGTGAAACTCAGGCATTGGATGATGGTGACGCTTTCGATGATGTCCTTTTGGAGACCGAAGCGGTGAACCTTGCCGAGGAAATTCAGGCATTGGATGACGGTGACACGCAGTTGCTGGAGGAAGAGTCGGATTCGGATAGAACGCAAGTTTTGGAGACTGTGGATGATGATGAGGTATCTGTCGACAATGTCAATGGTGAAGCCGCGGATAGCAAGAAGGTTGAATCCTCACAACAAAACAGCTATG GTTCTATGCCACCACGGTTTAATTTTCTCCATGCAGAATCTTTGCGGCAAGCTGCTCTAGCCTGCGACATGGATTTGAAAGAAACCCTGGATGTGACCAATTCTGTCAAGGGTACGAGTCAGTTTTGTCAGGAACCACTGGTTGTAAAGGATAAGGGAGAATCCTTTCTTAGATGTTCTGAGAAGGATGGGGGAGTTGATCAAGAAAACGAGCATGGGAAATACAGTGTGGAAGTTGGGGGGTTTAAGAGCAAAAGTATGTGCAAGGTTGCTAACTCAACAGTGAGAAAACTTTTCAATGATGTTTTACCTGTTGAAACAAACCAACCTTCTCTTAGCAGCAATGATTTTAATGAAGGAGACGACTTGGACAAGTTGCCTATTTACCATGGTGAATTGTCGGGGTTAAGCTATGTGAACTCTCAAGAACCTGGAGTTTTGTCACAGGACAATGCTCTTTGTTTTGTAGATAGGTTTCTCAAAGATAATATCATGGAGTTTGATCAAGAAACTAACTGTCTTAAAATGGAGGGAAAGTCAAAATCCATCCCCAGTACGAAAAGGCAACACAGTTTGGCCAAGACAGTAAATGATAAAGGCAAAGCTAGAAGAACTGGGATTTATGACTGGGATGATAGCCGTGAGGATGAAGGTGGAGGAGATATATTCCTAAGGagaaaagaagatttttttaagGGTGAAATGCGTAGGCCAAGGTCGTTGCCAGGATTCCAGAAGAGCAAAGTACACAGACTAAATGATGATAAGGAAGACAAGAAACAATTTAGTATTCCTAATAAAAGAAAGACTGCAGTTCATTCTGATTCAAAACTAGGGATGCATATTCTGAAAGTAAGGGACAATATTATACCAGAAGCAACAATGTTAAAACGGAATCTTGCTAACGAATTGGATGAACAATTTAACACTGATTGCTCTAGAGGAGAGATGGAGCCCAATGCTAATGCATGTGCACAGGAGATGCTGGATGTAGGTTTAGATACTCAAATGGCTGCTGAGGCTATGGAAGCTTTATGCAATGTCGGGGATATTGTTGATCATGTTGCTAATAATGCCACTCATGTTACTAGAAGTGGTTTAACTTATAAACTTAATAACTCTTCTACTGGAAAAGTGGGGTCGGGTTCGTCAAAGGAACGTTCGGTACAATATGACAGGAAAAGGAAAGTTGATGTTAAATCAAAGTTGCAAACTTCAGGTTTATCAAAGAAAAGTACTAAAGAAGTCAAGCAATGCACAGAGGACAATATGATGACAAGATCGAAGAGAAGCAAGTTAAATGCAGAAGGCAACCAAACCTCCAGTGCTAATGAAAATGGTAGAGTATCCTTGTCTCCAATAATTGCACAAAGAAAGTCAGATGGAGCTTTGAAAAGACATCAGCTTGATGAGTTGGATAATCCTGATGGTAATAATGGAGAAGGTGGAGGGAGTTCAGTCGACAAAAGGCATTTTCAGGATGGTGTTTGGCATTTTACACCAATTGCCTGCAGAACTCGACGGTCCTTAGCAGTAAACCAATTGATAAATCGAGACATACCATCCAAAAGTTTGAGAGGTGGGGATATAGGGATTCGTTCCCTTGAGAAAAGCAGTGGAATTGGCCTACAGGCATCCAAAGCATTGAATTCTAAATCTACTACAGGATCTTCTGATCACTTTGAAGTAGATGATAATTCCAAATCATGTCAATTTGAGAATTCGGTTCCAAAGGCAAGTGCTGTTAATGTCAGTGATGATGTTAAAATAGATACATTAGATTGTCCTAAAAGAAGGAGATCTCTTAGGATTAGGCAGTTGTCTAATGATGATAAACAATCTGAGACATTAGTTGGTTCATCTAAACCATCTGCACACCCTGAAGATATTGGGAAATCTACTGCtgggaagagaaaaatgagaacAGATTCTGTAGTCAAATTCCATGTGAATTGCCAAGCTCGCTCATCTTCGTATGATGGTTCAGTAATAACTTCTGTTGATCGAAAACAAGGTAAAATATCAGAGATAAATTTAGATAAAGCTAACCCAGGGGACAATATCAATAATTCTGAAGTCTCCAGTTCAGATGAATCACCAAGAGAGAGGTACAAGTCATCTGACTTGGCATCTGCAACTCAGGCAAAGTGTAAGATGCCTGTGAATGATgcatcacccatttgtatgggTGATGAATATTACAAACAATCATGCAATAGAAATCTTTCAAGATCATGTAAGGAGCTCCATAGAGAACTTCAAAGCTTGAGTGACATCAGACCTGAATTACTTACTCCGTCTAAAGATTCAAGAAAGAGGAGGGACATGACTGATGTTCGAATTCTTTACAGCCACCACTTGGATGAAGATATTCTTAAGCATCAGAAGAAg ATTTTAGCACGGCTTGGAGTTTCTGTGGCTTCCTCCATTGCAGATGCAACCCATTTCATAGCTAATCAATTTGTGCGTACAAGGAATATGGTAGAAGCTATTGCTTTTGGTAAACCAGTGGTCACACACTTATGGATTGAAAGCTGTGGTCAAGCTAGCTGTTTTATTGATGAGAGAAATTACATATTGAGGGATGCGAAAAAGGAAAAGGAGTTAGGTTTCAGCATGCCAGTCTCACTAGCACGTGCAATCCAGCATCCTCTTTTAAAG GGTCGAAGAGTATTGGTTACCACAAATACTAAACCTAGTAAAGAGATTGTTTCAAATTTAGCGAGAGCAGTTCAGGGCCAG GTGGTGGAGAAAGTAGGAAGATCTGTTTTCAAGGGCAATACAATTGCAGATAATCTCCTGATCTTATCTTGTGAAGAAGATTATGCCTCTTGTGTGCCTTTTCTTGAAAAGG GGGCAATGGTGTACAGTTCAGAACTGTTGCTGAATGGCATAGTTACTCAGAAGCTGGAGTATCAAAG GCATCGACTTTTTGCAGACAATGTGAAGAAAACTCGTTCCACCTTATGGTTGAAAAGAGATGACAGAACATTTATTCCTGTGACTAAATCTAATTAG